A genomic segment from Kyrpidia tusciae DSM 2912 encodes:
- the trmFO gene encoding FADH(2)-oxidizing methylenetetrahydrofolate--tRNA-(uracil(54)-C(5))-methyltransferase TrmFO — protein MDPVTVVGAGLAGSEAAWQIARQGVPVRLYEMRPTVSTPAHRTDRFAELVCSNSLRGAALTNAVGLLKEEMRRLGSIILEEADRHAVPAGGALAVDRERFSAAVTERLEAHPFIEIRREEVTELPPGIGVVATGPLTSEKLHQAIARWTGEAYLYFYDAAAPVVTRESINWEKVFVASRYDKGEAAYVNCPMTEDEFDRFYEALVSAETAPLRDFEKEVYFEGCMPVEVMARRGRQTLLFGPMKPVGLVDPRTGKRPFAVVQLRQDNAAATLYNIVGFQTHLRWGEQSRVFRLIPGLEEAEFARFGVMHRNTYLNSPRLLLPTYQTRRRKTLFFAGQITGVEGYVESAASGLIAGINAGRLARGEDPLTWPPETAMGSLARYITEADPDNFQPMNATFGLLPPLNPPVREKARRHLAASERALATLAAFMGANRLNLAG, from the coding sequence GTGGATCCCGTCACGGTTGTCGGAGCGGGTCTTGCCGGTTCGGAGGCGGCGTGGCAAATCGCCCGCCAGGGGGTGCCCGTTCGTTTGTACGAGATGCGGCCGACGGTCTCGACTCCCGCCCATCGCACGGACCGCTTCGCGGAACTCGTATGCAGCAATTCCTTGCGGGGAGCCGCTCTAACGAATGCCGTTGGACTCCTCAAGGAAGAAATGAGGCGGCTGGGCTCGATCATTCTCGAGGAGGCGGACCGGCATGCGGTGCCGGCCGGGGGAGCTTTGGCTGTGGACCGGGAAAGATTCTCCGCTGCAGTGACGGAGCGGCTTGAAGCCCATCCCTTCATTGAAATCCGGCGAGAAGAGGTGACCGAGCTGCCGCCCGGCATTGGCGTGGTGGCCACCGGTCCGCTCACGTCGGAGAAACTCCATCAAGCGATTGCCCGGTGGACCGGGGAAGCGTATCTCTATTTCTACGACGCGGCGGCCCCGGTGGTCACCCGGGAATCGATCAATTGGGAGAAAGTTTTTGTGGCATCCCGGTATGACAAAGGCGAGGCGGCCTATGTGAACTGCCCGATGACCGAAGATGAATTCGACCGGTTTTATGAGGCCCTGGTGTCCGCCGAGACGGCGCCGCTCCGAGATTTTGAAAAAGAGGTCTACTTCGAGGGGTGCATGCCGGTGGAAGTGATGGCAAGGCGCGGCCGGCAAACTCTTCTGTTTGGACCGATGAAGCCGGTGGGCCTTGTCGATCCGCGCACGGGAAAACGGCCCTTTGCCGTCGTGCAATTGAGGCAGGATAATGCTGCGGCGACGCTGTATAATATAGTGGGATTTCAAACACACCTGCGGTGGGGAGAGCAGTCCCGGGTGTTTCGCCTCATTCCCGGGCTGGAGGAAGCGGAGTTCGCGCGTTTCGGGGTGATGCACCGCAACACCTATCTCAATTCTCCCAGGTTGCTTTTGCCAACGTATCAAACCCGCCGGCGGAAGACGTTGTTTTTTGCGGGACAGATCACCGGCGTGGAAGGGTATGTGGAGTCTGCCGCATCGGGGCTGATTGCGGGGATCAATGCGGGACGCCTGGCCAGGGGAGAGGATCCGTTGACCTGGCCGCCGGAGACGGCGATGGGGAGCCTCGCCCGGTATATCACCGAGGCGGACCCCGACAATTTTCAGCCCATGAATGCGACGTTTGGACTGCTTCCGCCCCTTAATCCGCCTGTTCGGGAGAAGGCCAGGCGACATCTGGCCGCCAGCGAGCGGGCTTTGGCCACTTTGGCCGCCTTTATGGGCGCGAATCGATTGAATCTCGCCGGATGA
- a CDS encoding tyrosine recombinase XerC — MNGFTRKGGRAVGADCSRADRAVEAFRVYLESERRLSPRTVRAYMGDVGQLLEWMQDQGIGGWDLLTPVRIRDFLAELWDRGLSRRSVARMLSAYRTLYRFFLREDEVRESPLEPVATPKQEKRIPNFMDLEEVFHLLASPDPNTALGQRDRALLEWLYATGVRVGEAVALRVGDVDMAGRRALIHGKGGKERYVLFGRSAARALTRYLEVGWPALAGACPGPGDPVFLNYRGGALSDRSVRRIVDRHMARVAGYHKISPHVLRHTFATHLLDAGADLRAVQELLGHASLRSTQIYTHTTRERLLQVYLHAHPRA, encoded by the coding sequence ATGAATGGGTTCACGAGAAAGGGGGGAAGAGCCGTGGGGGCGGATTGTTCCCGGGCCGATAGGGCTGTGGAGGCATTTCGGGTGTATCTAGAGTCCGAACGGCGATTGTCCCCACGCACCGTTCGAGCTTACATGGGCGATGTCGGCCAGCTGCTCGAATGGATGCAGGACCAGGGGATCGGCGGATGGGATCTCTTGACCCCGGTACGGATCCGGGATTTTTTGGCGGAGCTGTGGGATCGGGGGTTGTCCCGGCGCTCGGTGGCGAGGATGCTGTCCGCGTATCGGACGTTGTATCGGTTTTTTCTTCGGGAGGACGAAGTGCGGGAGAGCCCTCTGGAACCCGTGGCGACACCCAAGCAGGAGAAGAGAATTCCCAATTTTATGGATCTTGAAGAGGTGTTCCACCTCCTGGCGTCGCCTGATCCGAATACGGCTCTCGGACAGAGAGACCGGGCCTTGTTGGAGTGGCTGTACGCCACGGGGGTCCGGGTGGGGGAAGCGGTGGCCCTTCGTGTGGGGGATGTCGACATGGCCGGTCGGCGGGCGCTGATCCACGGGAAAGGAGGGAAAGAGCGGTATGTCCTGTTTGGCCGCTCGGCGGCCCGGGCTTTAACCCGGTACCTGGAGGTGGGGTGGCCGGCTCTGGCGGGAGCATGCCCGGGGCCCGGGGATCCAGTGTTCCTGAATTATCGCGGGGGTGCTCTCAGCGACCGGAGCGTCCGCCGGATCGTGGACCGGCACATGGCGCGGGTGGCGGGCTATCACAAGATCAGTCCCCACGTGCTGAGGCATACTTTCGCCACCCATCTGCTGGATGCCGGGGCGGATCTCCGGGCGGTTCAGGAATTGCTCGGGCATGCCAGCCTCCGATCGACCCAGATTTATACGCATACCACCCGGGAACGATTGCTTCAGGTGTATCTCCACGCTCATCCCCGGGCCTAA
- the hslV gene encoding ATP-dependent protease subunit HslV: MTQLHGTTIFAILDRGHAVMAGDGQVTMGNATVMKHGAKKVRRLYQGRVLAGFAGSVADALALFERFEASLESHSGNLPRAAVDVAKEWRTDRVLRRLEAMLVVCDREHLLLLSGSGEVIEPDDGILAVGSGGVYALAAGRALKRHAAGLSPREIALEAMRIASEICVYTNDRFVVEELE, encoded by the coding sequence ATGACCCAGTTGCATGGAACGACCATTTTTGCCATACTGGACCGCGGGCACGCAGTGATGGCGGGGGACGGGCAGGTCACGATGGGCAATGCCACCGTGATGAAACACGGGGCGAAAAAGGTCAGGCGTCTTTACCAGGGAAGAGTCTTGGCCGGTTTTGCCGGCTCGGTGGCGGACGCCCTGGCTCTTTTCGAACGGTTCGAAGCGAGCTTGGAAAGCCACAGCGGCAATTTGCCCCGGGCGGCGGTGGACGTGGCGAAAGAGTGGCGGACCGACCGGGTGCTTCGGCGATTGGAAGCGATGCTGGTGGTGTGCGACCGGGAGCACCTGTTGCTGCTCTCGGGCAGCGGGGAGGTCATTGAGCCGGACGACGGGATCCTGGCCGTGGGTTCCGGGGGGGTGTACGCCCTGGCGGCGGGGCGAGCCTTGAAGCGGCACGCTGCGGGCCTGTCGCCCCGGGAGATCGCCCTGGAAGCTATGCGCATCGCGTCGGAGATCTGCGTCTACACGAACGACCGATTCGTCGTCGAGGAGCTCGAATAG
- the hslU gene encoding ATP-dependent protease ATPase subunit HslU, which yields MEDAQLTPKQIVAELDKYIVGQREAKRAVAVALRNRYRRNRLPDEMREEVVPKNILMIGPTGVGKTELARRLARLVRAPFVKVEATKFTEVGYVGRDVDSMVRDLVETAIRMVRQERMAEVELEARKAAEERLIAILAHEGDGPTGFRNPLEMLFNPGQEQSRPREPDSKDSARREEVARRLAAGELEEQVIEIEVEDSTLPFVDVGGTGQFEEMGMQIQDLLGQFLPRRKRKRKVTVREARHILTQQEAQKLIDMDEVQAEAVRRAEQSGIIFIDEIDKIAGKDRHGPDVSREGVQRDILPIVEGSTVMTKYGPVKTDHILFIAAGAFHMSKPSDLIPELQGRFPIRIELHSLSAEDFRRILTEPRHALIKQYTALLATEGVNVVFTDAAVQRLAELAAAVNQQTENIGARRLNTLMEKLMEDLFFEAPDIFLDKIEITPEYVDEKLASIAGDQDLSQYIL from the coding sequence ATGGAGGACGCCCAGTTGACGCCCAAACAGATCGTCGCGGAGCTCGACAAGTACATCGTGGGGCAAAGGGAAGCCAAACGCGCCGTCGCTGTGGCTCTGAGGAATCGGTATCGCCGGAACCGGCTGCCTGATGAGATGAGGGAGGAGGTCGTACCGAAGAATATCCTCATGATCGGGCCAACCGGGGTCGGCAAAACGGAGTTGGCCAGGCGTCTGGCCAGGCTTGTGCGCGCGCCCTTTGTGAAGGTGGAGGCGACGAAATTCACCGAGGTGGGGTACGTCGGCCGGGACGTGGACTCGATGGTGAGGGATCTGGTGGAGACGGCGATCCGCATGGTGCGCCAGGAGCGGATGGCCGAGGTGGAATTGGAGGCGCGCAAGGCGGCGGAAGAACGACTCATTGCGATCCTGGCTCATGAAGGGGATGGACCCACGGGGTTTCGCAACCCCCTTGAGATGTTGTTCAACCCCGGCCAGGAGCAGAGCCGCCCCCGGGAACCGGATTCGAAAGACAGCGCCCGCCGGGAGGAGGTGGCAAGGCGCTTGGCCGCCGGGGAACTGGAGGAGCAGGTGATCGAGATCGAGGTTGAAGACAGCACCTTGCCCTTCGTGGACGTGGGGGGGACCGGACAGTTTGAGGAGATGGGGATGCAGATTCAGGATCTTCTCGGGCAGTTCCTGCCCCGGCGAAAGCGCAAGCGCAAAGTAACGGTTCGCGAAGCCCGGCACATTCTCACCCAGCAGGAGGCGCAAAAGCTGATCGACATGGACGAGGTGCAGGCGGAAGCGGTGCGCCGGGCGGAGCAGTCGGGGATTATTTTTATCGACGAAATCGATAAAATCGCCGGGAAAGACCGCCATGGCCCGGATGTTTCCCGGGAGGGGGTGCAACGGGACATCCTTCCCATCGTCGAGGGCTCGACGGTCATGACAAAATACGGGCCGGTCAAGACGGACCACATTCTGTTCATCGCCGCGGGTGCGTTTCATATGTCGAAACCGTCCGATTTGATCCCAGAACTACAGGGACGCTTTCCCATCCGGATCGAGCTGCACAGCCTGAGTGCCGAAGACTTTCGGCGGATTCTGACCGAGCCTCGCCATGCGCTCATCAAGCAGTACACGGCCCTTCTCGCCACGGAGGGGGTCAACGTCGTGTTCACCGATGCGGCCGTCCAGAGGCTTGCGGAATTGGCTGCGGCCGTCAACCAACAGACGGAAAATATCGGTGCCCGGCGATTGAACACCCTGATGGAAAAATTGATGGAAGACCTGTTTTTTGAAGCTCCAGACATATTTTTGGACAAAATTGAAATAACGCCCGAATATGTGGATGAAAAGTTGGCGAGCATCGCGGGGGATCAAGATTTGAGCCAGTACATTTTGTAA
- the codY gene encoding GTP-sensing pleiotropic transcriptional regulator CodY has protein sequence MDLLSKTRRINRLLQRSAGQHVDFMEMAQVLRDVIESNVFVVSRSGKILGYGILSEFEGSVNDSEIVQQRRFPLDYNDYLLRHERSAPNVDDPQPFAVFTEQMNRLFPERYTTLVPIVGGGDRLGTLILARFNKAFEEDDLLLGEYGATVVGMEILRAHSEEMEEEMRNKAIVQMAIDSLSYSELEAVEHIFEELDGKEGLLVASKIADRVGITRSVIVNALRKLESAGVIESRSLGMKGTYIKILNDKLLPELERVKNR, from the coding sequence ATGGATCTACTCAGCAAAACCAGGCGGATCAATCGATTGTTACAGCGGTCGGCCGGGCAGCACGTGGATTTTATGGAGATGGCCCAGGTGCTGCGGGACGTCATCGAGAGCAACGTGTTTGTGGTCAGCCGGTCCGGAAAAATTCTGGGCTACGGGATCCTGTCCGAATTCGAGGGCAGTGTGAACGACAGCGAGATCGTGCAGCAGCGGCGTTTCCCTTTGGATTACAACGATTATCTGCTTCGCCACGAGCGCTCAGCTCCCAACGTGGACGACCCCCAGCCCTTCGCGGTATTCACCGAGCAGATGAATCGCCTGTTTCCGGAGCGGTACACCACCCTCGTGCCCATCGTCGGCGGCGGGGATCGGCTGGGAACTTTGATTCTCGCCCGATTTAACAAGGCTTTCGAAGAGGATGATTTGTTGCTCGGCGAGTACGGCGCCACGGTGGTGGGAATGGAGATTCTCCGGGCTCATTCCGAAGAGATGGAGGAGGAGATGCGCAACAAGGCGATTGTCCAGATGGCCATCGACTCGCTGTCTTACAGTGAGCTGGAGGCGGTGGAACACATTTTTGAAGAGCTCGACGGGAAAGAAGGCCTGCTGGTGGCCAGCAAGATCGCCGATCGGGTCGGCATCACCCGGTCGGTCATCGTCAACGCCCTGCGGAAGTTGGAGAGCGCCGGGGTGATTGAGTCCAGGTCCCTGGGGATGAAAGGGACCTACATCAAGATTTTGAACGATAAATTGCTCCCCGAGTTGGAGCGCGTGAAGAACCGGTAA
- the flgB gene encoding flagellar basal body rod protein FlgB, producing MQLFSTGAMQWLPQALDATALRQKLIADNVANVDTPGYHRQDVRFEDIFAQALAQPAPLAGFRTDPRHFIIGPPPLSQVRPETTVDDQTVYSTNGNNVDMDREMTELAANQTEYLTLLQDVNLQFAMLRYALNGR from the coding sequence ATGCAACTGTTTTCCACAGGCGCCATGCAGTGGCTGCCTCAGGCGTTGGATGCGACGGCCCTCCGTCAGAAACTCATCGCTGACAACGTCGCCAACGTCGATACGCCGGGCTACCATCGCCAGGACGTCCGGTTCGAGGACATCTTTGCCCAGGCGTTAGCCCAGCCGGCCCCATTGGCCGGTTTCCGTACCGATCCCCGCCATTTTATTATCGGGCCGCCGCCCTTGTCTCAGGTCCGCCCCGAGACGACGGTGGACGATCAAACGGTTTATAGCACGAACGGGAACAACGTGGATATGGATCGGGAGATGACCGAATTGGCAGCGAACCAGACGGAATACTTGACCTTGCTGCAGGACGTCAATCTCCAATTCGCCATGCTTCGGTACGCTTTGAATGGGAGGTAA
- the flgC gene encoding flagellar basal body rod protein FlgC: MAWQDTFAISGSGLSAQRLRMDVIAGNIANADTTRRPDGTPGPYRRRMVVMEPQPAPGSFAAALASAGGTGVPEGVRVSAIVEDPSPFQLKYDPSNPDAVQNPASPLYGYVQLPNVDVATEMVDLISASRAYEANVTALDAGKMMAVKALDLGRA; encoded by the coding sequence ATGGCTTGGCAAGACACGTTCGCCATCAGCGGCTCCGGCCTGTCCGCCCAGCGCCTGCGCATGGACGTCATTGCGGGCAACATCGCGAATGCCGATACCACGCGTAGGCCGGACGGCACGCCGGGACCGTATCGGCGGAGAATGGTGGTCATGGAGCCCCAGCCCGCCCCGGGCAGTTTCGCAGCGGCCTTGGCATCGGCGGGGGGGACCGGCGTGCCGGAGGGGGTGCGGGTGAGTGCCATCGTCGAGGATCCCAGCCCCTTTCAACTGAAGTACGACCCATCGAATCCCGATGCGGTCCAGAACCCCGCCAGCCCGTTGTACGGCTATGTCCAGTTGCCCAATGTCGACGTGGCCACGGAGATGGTTGATCTGATTTCCGCTTCCCGAGCTTACGAAGCGAACGTGACCGCGCTCGATGCCGGGAAGATGATGGCGGTCAAGGCCCTGGACCTCGGCCGCGCGTAG
- the fliE gene encoding flagellar hook-basal body complex protein FliE → MVTPANAIGSVSAALPSATPSAPEPSRPSGGFGELFGRALDQVDALQQRADHIVAQFVAGQGPDVHDVMIAAQQAYLALQTVVQIRDRAVAAYQDIMRMQI, encoded by the coding sequence ATGGTTACACCTGCGAATGCCATCGGATCAGTGTCTGCCGCCCTCCCATCCGCGACTCCGTCAGCCCCCGAGCCGTCGCGCCCTTCCGGGGGATTCGGCGAATTGTTCGGCCGGGCGCTGGATCAGGTCGACGCTTTACAACAGCGGGCTGATCACATTGTTGCTCAATTCGTGGCTGGACAGGGGCCGGATGTTCACGATGTCATGATCGCGGCCCAGCAGGCGTACTTGGCCCTGCAGACGGTGGTCCAGATCCGGGACCGGGCAGTGGCCGCCTATCAAGACATCATGCGGATGCAGATCTAA
- the fliF gene encoding flagellar basal-body MS-ring/collar protein FliF yields the protein MNPQVRRWLEQARTMWRGLDPKRRRWLIAGAAAGLVLLVALSWYALAPRYVVIYQNLDAKAAGEVTNKLDELKIPYRTSGGQVMVPEQDADRARMQLAIAGLPKSGYVGYEDLFGNTNIGGMSDNEFNVKSLMALEGSLAGTIRQIDGVEDVQVHLVMPEQHMFVEQPVGQAKASVFLKIAPGAQLGPDQVAGIQQLVSHSVKGLNATDVAVVDQNGVRLDHPEDAGTAVSNADRQILIQKQYEQLISDRLQSALGRILGPGNVVVLANARLNFDQVKSTQSDVRPVVGQNGVPVSVQKSTKSATGTGVGGVPGTATAGGMATGAPPTYQGATGNGTYDESQQTINYEVSKIVTERVGQPFTLQDLTVSVLVNGQPTPLQVQQIRNYVLTAVGYPNDGTQDQKVTVTGMPFQTAQSAPQVAWWARYGWAIGAFAAVAAAIGIWFALKRRRMAEEGLPEPVIPAPRPSLFEESELPEAEQRRREVEQLARTRPQEFAELLRTWLAEE from the coding sequence ATGAATCCACAAGTGCGCCGATGGCTGGAACAGGCCCGGACGATGTGGCGGGGACTGGACCCCAAACGGCGGCGCTGGCTGATTGCCGGCGCCGCGGCGGGCCTGGTGCTCCTCGTCGCTCTCTCCTGGTACGCCCTCGCGCCTCGCTATGTGGTGATTTATCAAAATCTAGATGCGAAGGCCGCCGGAGAGGTGACCAACAAACTGGACGAACTGAAGATACCTTACCGGACCTCCGGCGGTCAGGTGATGGTTCCCGAGCAAGACGCCGACCGAGCCCGCATGCAATTGGCCATCGCCGGATTGCCGAAGTCGGGTTATGTCGGTTACGAGGATTTGTTCGGCAACACCAATATTGGGGGGATGAGCGACAACGAATTTAACGTCAAATCCCTCATGGCTCTGGAAGGGAGCCTTGCCGGAACCATCCGGCAGATCGATGGTGTCGAAGATGTACAGGTTCACTTGGTCATGCCCGAACAGCACATGTTTGTCGAACAGCCCGTGGGTCAGGCAAAAGCCTCAGTGTTTCTCAAGATCGCTCCGGGCGCTCAACTGGGCCCGGACCAGGTGGCGGGCATTCAACAACTGGTGTCCCATTCGGTGAAAGGGCTGAACGCGACAGACGTGGCGGTGGTGGATCAAAACGGCGTCCGCCTCGACCACCCGGAAGACGCCGGGACCGCGGTGAGCAATGCCGACCGACAGATCCTGATTCAAAAGCAATACGAACAACTCATCTCCGATCGGCTTCAGTCGGCCCTGGGAAGAATTCTCGGGCCGGGAAATGTCGTGGTCCTGGCCAACGCCAGGCTGAATTTTGATCAGGTCAAATCCACCCAAAGCGATGTCCGGCCTGTCGTGGGCCAGAACGGCGTGCCGGTCAGTGTTCAGAAATCCACCAAGTCCGCTACGGGGACCGGGGTTGGAGGGGTTCCGGGCACAGCGACGGCGGGGGGCATGGCCACCGGCGCTCCCCCCACGTACCAGGGGGCCACGGGGAACGGGACTTATGACGAATCCCAGCAGACGATCAATTATGAGGTATCCAAAATCGTCACCGAACGGGTGGGGCAGCCCTTTACGCTTCAGGATTTGACCGTCTCCGTATTGGTGAACGGCCAGCCCACTCCCTTACAAGTACAACAGATCCGGAACTACGTGCTCACAGCGGTGGGCTATCCGAACGATGGCACCCAAGATCAGAAGGTGACGGTAACGGGCATGCCCTTTCAGACTGCTCAGTCGGCGCCCCAGGTTGCTTGGTGGGCCCGATACGGATGGGCGATCGGGGCTTTCGCCGCGGTGGCTGCCGCCATCGGAATCTGGTTTGCTCTGAAGCGGCGGCGGATGGCAGAGGAGGGACTCCCAGAACCTGTAATTCCCGCGCCTCGGCCGTCGTTGTTTGAGGAGAGTGAACTGCCCGAGGCAGAACAGCGGCGCAGGGAGGTGGAGCAGTTGGCCAGAACCCGGCCTCAGGAGTTTGCCGAACTGCTTCGGACCTGGTTGGCGGAGGAGTAG
- the fliG gene encoding flagellar motor switch protein FliG encodes MQRSAGLSGKEKAAVLMITLGPETAAQVMKHLRDDEIEQLTLEMANLHKVDWRYKDLVLEEFHQVYKAKEYITKGGIEYAREVLEKALGQQRAVEILNRLTASLQVRPFDFARRADPTQILNFIQNEHPQTIALVLSYLEPEQGSLILSALPPESQVEVAQRLAVLQSTSPEVLDQVERTLESKLSALSVRDFTPGGGIDSLVKILNGVDRGTEKTILEALEMRDPDLAEEIKKRMFIFEDIAFLDNRAIQRIIRDVDANDLALALKVASDTVKEAIFRNMSKRMAETFREDMEYMGPVRLRDVEEAQQRIVGVVRRLEESGEIIIGRGGDDIVV; translated from the coding sequence ATGCAACGATCCGCAGGGTTGAGCGGAAAAGAGAAAGCGGCGGTGTTGATGATCACTTTGGGACCGGAGACGGCGGCCCAGGTGATGAAGCATCTGCGCGACGACGAAATCGAACAACTGACCTTGGAGATGGCGAATCTCCACAAGGTGGATTGGCGTTACAAAGATCTGGTTCTGGAGGAATTTCACCAGGTTTATAAAGCGAAAGAGTACATCACCAAAGGTGGAATTGAGTACGCCCGGGAAGTGTTGGAGAAGGCACTGGGCCAACAGCGCGCCGTGGAAATTCTCAACCGACTCACGGCTTCCCTACAGGTGCGTCCCTTTGATTTCGCCCGGCGGGCAGATCCGACGCAGATTTTGAATTTTATCCAAAACGAACATCCCCAGACCATTGCGTTGGTGTTGTCGTATCTGGAGCCGGAACAGGGGTCCTTGATCCTCTCGGCCCTTCCGCCGGAATCCCAGGTTGAAGTGGCCCAGCGGTTGGCGGTCTTGCAAAGTACGTCCCCGGAGGTGCTGGATCAGGTGGAGCGCACCCTGGAGAGTAAACTTTCCGCCCTTTCGGTGAGAGATTTTACTCCGGGGGGTGGGATCGACTCCTTGGTCAAGATTCTCAACGGGGTCGACCGGGGAACAGAGAAAACGATCCTGGAAGCGCTGGAGATGAGAGATCCGGATTTGGCCGAAGAGATCAAGAAGCGGATGTTCATCTTCGAAGACATCGCTTTCTTGGACAACCGGGCGATCCAGCGCATCATCCGGGACGTGGATGCCAACGACCTGGCCCTCGCCCTCAAAGTCGCCAGCGATACCGTGAAGGAGGCGATCTTCCGAAACATGTCCAAACGCATGGCGGAAACCTTCCGGGAGGACATGGAATACATGGGGCCCGTTCGCCTCCGGGACGTGGAAGAGGCCCAGCAGCGGATCGTCGGGGTCGTACGCCGCCTGGAAGAAAGCGGGGAGATCATCATCGGGCGAGGAGGGGACGACATTGTCGTCTAG
- a CDS encoding FliH/SctL family protein gives MSSRVVKSAVAQLLAADPVVLGNPDPRDGRPEPAQEALQVAERLRRLAAEELEAARRQAAEVLVKAQAEARDLVEVARREIERERQAAHQKAWEEGFQEGREEGLRKAQAEYEERMKRLEALRLEVEAERKRLAEVTEAHVAEVAVAVAQRVVRGLVEVDRSFVHVVAEEAVASLLPAEDVVVRVYPGDVDKLDAGRLGYGDGGVKIVADARLRPGDVVVSSSGGEIDARVDTALEEAAALIRARARQAG, from the coding sequence TTGTCGTCTAGAGTAGTGAAATCGGCGGTGGCTCAACTGTTGGCTGCGGATCCGGTGGTCCTCGGGAATCCAGATCCGCGCGACGGCCGTCCGGAACCCGCTCAAGAGGCCCTTCAGGTGGCAGAACGCCTTCGCCGCCTGGCTGCAGAGGAACTGGAAGCGGCCAGGCGCCAGGCGGCCGAAGTGCTGGTTAAGGCTCAAGCCGAAGCCCGTGATCTGGTCGAGGTAGCGCGCCGGGAGATTGAACGCGAACGCCAGGCCGCTCATCAGAAGGCATGGGAGGAAGGGTTTCAAGAGGGCAGGGAGGAAGGCCTGCGAAAGGCCCAGGCCGAGTATGAGGAGCGGATGAAAAGGCTGGAAGCCCTGCGCTTGGAAGTGGAGGCCGAACGGAAACGCCTGGCGGAGGTCACCGAGGCGCACGTGGCGGAGGTGGCGGTGGCGGTCGCCCAGCGCGTGGTCCGGGGGCTTGTGGAAGTGGATCGAAGCTTCGTCCACGTGGTGGCCGAAGAGGCGGTGGCGAGCCTGTTGCCCGCCGAGGATGTTGTGGTGCGGGTGTATCCCGGGGATGTGGACAAGTTGGACGCCGGGCGGCTGGGTTACGGGGATGGCGGGGTGAAAATCGTCGCCGATGCTCGCCTCCGCCCCGGAGATGTGGTGGTTTCCTCCTCCGGCGGAGAAATCGACGCCCGGGTGGATACGGCCCTGGAGGAAGCGGCGGCTCTAATCCGGGCCCGGGCTCGCCAAGCGGGGTGA